ATGAGCAGAGCCGATACACAGGAAGACCTGAACGCTGTGATCCGTCAGCATTCTGAGGTGCTGGCGGCGCAACTGCATTCGCAGCGTGAGAGCCTGTTTCCGCCCGACGCATCCAAGTCTATGCGCAAATTCACCTCTGGGGAAGCAGCTGCTCTGCTGGGCGTCAACGATTCATACCTCAGGAAGCTCCACCTTGATGGCAAGGGGCCGTCGCCGGAAGTTTCATCGGGGAACCGGCGGCACTACTCTGCTGACGATATCCATAACTTACGAATTTTGTTGGAGAAAACGGCTCGAAAGCCTGGAGATTACCTGCCCGGTCGTCGCGCCGGTGACCATCTTCAGATCATCGGCGTGATGAACTTCAAGGGGGGGTCTGGAAAGACTACCTCCTCGGCGCATCTCGCTCAACGGTTGGCTCTCAAGGGTTACCGAGTCTTGGCGATCGACCTAGACCCGCAGGCTTCTCTTACGGCCTTGCATGGGGTTCAGCCTGAGTTTGACCTGCTGGACGGCGGCACGCTCTACGATGCGATCCGTTATGAAGACCCGGTTCCGATCGCCGAGGTGATCCGCAAGACATATATCCCGAACCTCGATCTGATTCCTGGCAATCTCGAACTGATGGAGTTCGAGCACGAGACGCCGCGGGCGCTTTCTCGCGGCAACGCGGGTTTGTTCTTTTTCCGTGTGAAGGAGGCGCTGGCGCAGGTCGATGAGCGGTATGACGTCGTCGTCATCGACTGTCCTCCGCAACTGGGGTTCTTGACCATGTCCGCGCTGTCGGCCGCGACAGGCGTTCTCGTTACGATCCATCCCGAGATGCTCGACGTGATGTCGATGAGCCAGTTCCTCAGAATGACGGCTGACCTGATGGACGTCATTGCCGACAGTGGGGCCGACATGTCGCATGACTGGATGCGGTATCTCTTGACCCGGTATGAGCCGACAGACGCACCGCAGAACCGTATCGTCGCCTTCTTGCGAACGATGTACGGCGACAAGGTTTTGAACGCGCCGATGCTCAAGTCGACGGCCATCTCAGATGCCGGTTTGACCAAGCAGACCCTTTACGAGGTCGAACGCAGCGCGTTCACCCGGACAACCTATGACCGGGCCATTGAAAGCCTGAATGCGGTCAAC
This genomic interval from Fuscovulum ytuae contains the following:
- the repA gene encoding plasmid partitioning protein RepA; this translates as MSRADTQEDLNAVIRQHSEVLAAQLHSQRESLFPPDASKSMRKFTSGEAAALLGVNDSYLRKLHLDGKGPSPEVSSGNRRHYSADDIHNLRILLEKTARKPGDYLPGRRAGDHLQIIGVMNFKGGSGKTTSSAHLAQRLALKGYRVLAIDLDPQASLTALHGVQPEFDLLDGGTLYDAIRYEDPVPIAEVIRKTYIPNLDLIPGNLELMEFEHETPRALSRGNAGLFFFRVKEALAQVDERYDVVVIDCPPQLGFLTMSALSAATGVLVTIHPEMLDVMSMSQFLRMTADLMDVIADSGADMSHDWMRYLLTRYEPTDAPQNRIVAFLRTMYGDKVLNAPMLKSTAISDAGLTKQTLYEVERSAFTRTTYDRAIESLNAVNDEIAQLIQKTWGR